The DNA window ATACTCTGAACAGTAGGAATTTTCTCTCCTCTTCGATAGATGTCTATAACTCTGTCTTCTGAGTATATACCTTGTAGGGCACCTTCAACTATTTTTATTTCACTTATATCCGTTATCAACTTCAGTTCACGATCCTCAAATTCAACATTCTCTTCAATCTTAAAATCCTTCAACTTCAGGGTTATAGTTTCTATATCGATTTCTTCTTGAACGATGAAGATTTTACCTGTAGTTACCATTTTCAAGCTTATTGTTCGACTTGAGTTTAAATGTATTTAGGATGAATCTAGATATAACTTAAATGTATTAATGGTTAATATTAGATAAGTTATGACATGATCTTCGTTCAGATGCTCATCGGTTTTATGTTAAATTTCACATACTTGATCGGTGATGAGAAATCTTCCATTGCTTCAGTAGTTGATCCAGCAGGAGAAGTAGACAGGATATTAAAAGAGGCAGAAAAATTTGATTTGAAGATAGAATACGTAATAAACACTCATGCTCATTTCGACCATACCTATGGAAATGATGAAATGGTACTTAGGACTGGTGCGAAGATAATAATGCATGAGACATCAAGAGCGAAGAAGGACATATCCGTTGGAGATGGTGGTTTAATAGAAGTTGGAGAGCTAAAAATAAAAGTAATCCATACACCTGGTCATACTCCCGAAGGCATATGCCTCTTGGTAGATAAGAAGTTACTAACGGGTGATACTCTTTTTGTTGGTGGATGTGGAAGGGCGGATTTCTTAGAAAGCAACCCTAAAGAACTTTTTAGAAGTCTCCAAAAGTTAATGAAGTTAGATGGAGATATAGAGGTTTATCCTGGGCACGATTATGGTGAAAAGCCTTACTCCACGATAGTTTACGAGAAGAACAATAACTATGCCTTGAATTTTCAGACGGAAGAGGAGTTTATCAAGTTCATGGGAAAAGGTTAAAAGCCTCAAATTTGAGTTAGAAATCTGACATCGTATTAAATAATTTAATTTAATTTAATTCAATATTACCTAGATATAAAAGATGATGAAAGTGCAATCCATCACTAAGCCTAAGATATCCACAAAAATTGAAGAAATAATCCTAGAGAACTTCATGTCTTATGAATATGCTAGAATTCCTTTGAAGTCTGGATTAAATATTATCTGTGGCCCCAATGGTGCTGGAAAATCAACCATACTGATCGCCATCTCGATAGTTTTGGGTCAGGCGTATACTGAGAGAAGTAGGAAGCTAAGCGACCTCATAAGACATGGAAAAGATGTAGCAAGAGCTACCTTGATGTTCGACAACAAACCAAGGAATGGAAAAAGACCCATAGCTTTTTGCAAGTCTGATACTTTTATGCTCTCACGCTATTTAAGGAAAGATGGTTCATATTGGTATGAGGCAGACTATCGTGAGATAGATAAAAGCCGGGTTATCAGGCTTTTCAGAGATTTAGGAATAAACCCAGACAATATGCTCATAATCATGCACCAGAATATGGTTGAAGAGTTCAGTGTCATCTCTCCCCAGGAGAAGTTGAAAATGGTAGAAGAGGCAGTTGGTTTTAA is part of the Candidatus Methylarchaceae archaeon HK02M2 genome and encodes:
- a CDS encoding MBL fold metallo-hydrolase, encoding MIFVQMLIGFMLNFTYLIGDEKSSIASVVDPAGEVDRILKEAEKFDLKIEYVINTHAHFDHTYGNDEMVLRTGAKIIMHETSRAKKDISVGDGGLIEVGELKIKVIHTPGHTPEGICLLVDKKLLTGDTLFVGGCGRADFLESNPKELFRSLQKLMKLDGDIEVYPGHDYGEKPYSTIVYEKNNNYALNFQTEEEFIKFMGKG